From one Plantibacter flavus genomic stretch:
- a CDS encoding FAD-dependent oxidoreductase — MTASGPAADATPTALPARAEVVVIGAGIVGAAAARSLAEQGRDVLLLERYPRGHEHGSSHGATRIFRQGYDADDYVALTSEALAAWRALESASGRTLLDLTGALDHGRPEMLAAIETAMTRGGVASERLTPDQASDRWPGLRFDREVLHHATGGRLYSAEAIEALLDLAEVAGATLRFGVRVSGVEPTGSNDPTAGVGGAVVRTELGDVVADHVVVAAGSWTPDLVGALARSVGRPLPEIVVTQVQPAHFPSGLRADAWPSFVHYPAEGSSVYGLLTPGEGVKVGLHGGAVHVHPDERDGLAEPEELARLTAYVAEWVPGVDASAPHTISCLYDLSPSEDFVIDRIDSIIVTTGFSGHGFKFGPVLGRLIADLVDGAEPHPRFALAAHAVPVAPSASALPQSPEGTAP, encoded by the coding sequence ATGACCGCGTCGGGTCCGGCAGCGGACGCGACGCCGACCGCGCTGCCGGCGCGCGCCGAGGTCGTGGTCATCGGCGCCGGGATCGTCGGTGCGGCGGCTGCACGCTCGCTGGCCGAGCAGGGCCGCGACGTCCTGCTTCTCGAGCGGTACCCGCGCGGTCACGAGCACGGCTCCTCCCACGGAGCGACCCGCATCTTCCGTCAGGGCTACGACGCCGACGACTACGTCGCCCTGACGTCGGAGGCGCTCGCGGCCTGGCGGGCGCTCGAATCGGCGAGCGGGCGGACGCTGCTCGACCTCACCGGCGCGCTCGACCACGGCCGCCCCGAGATGCTCGCGGCCATCGAGACGGCGATGACCCGAGGTGGGGTCGCGTCGGAGCGCCTCACCCCGGATCAGGCGAGCGACCGCTGGCCCGGACTGCGGTTCGACCGCGAGGTCCTCCACCACGCGACCGGCGGGCGACTGTACTCCGCCGAAGCGATCGAGGCCCTGCTCGACCTCGCCGAGGTGGCCGGAGCGACCCTGCGCTTCGGCGTGCGGGTGTCGGGTGTCGAACCGACTGGGTCGAACGATCCGACCGCCGGTGTCGGCGGTGCCGTCGTCCGCACCGAGCTGGGCGACGTCGTCGCGGACCACGTGGTCGTCGCGGCAGGCTCCTGGACGCCCGACCTCGTCGGCGCACTCGCTCGCAGCGTCGGTCGTCCGCTGCCCGAGATCGTCGTGACGCAGGTCCAGCCCGCGCACTTCCCGAGCGGACTGCGCGCCGACGCCTGGCCGAGTTTCGTCCACTACCCCGCCGAGGGGTCGAGCGTGTACGGCCTGCTGACTCCGGGCGAGGGGGTCAAGGTCGGGCTGCACGGCGGTGCCGTCCACGTCCACCCCGACGAACGCGACGGCCTCGCCGAACCCGAGGAACTCGCGCGGCTCACCGCCTACGTCGCCGAATGGGTGCCCGGCGTCGACGCGTCCGCACCCCATACCATCAGCTGCCTCTACGATCTGAGCCCCAGCGAGGATTTCGTGATCGACCGGATCGACAGCATCATCGTCACGACGGGATTCTCCGGTCACGGGTTCAAGTTCGGCCCGGTGCTGGGACGCCTCATCGCCGATCTCGTCGACGGAGCCGAACCGCACCCGAGGTTCGCGCTCGCCGCCCACGCGGTACCCGTCGCGCCATCAGCATCAGCACTCCCGCAGTCACCCGAAGGAACCGCTCCATGA
- a CDS encoding NAD(P)/FAD-dependent oxidoreductase: MTDPRPATTVIVGAGLFGLATAVHLARAGRRVTVLESGTAVGATTAAGAGFVGLWAAGYAWYWDESELALEQAGLDFYRGLDAAGYDIGLRNTGNVWLALTEQAVLDHLLPFAEHPLRPEDARLLTAVETAELVPGLDPEAIVGAFIHPDGIQISAPDAGIALAALARAEGVEIIEQTPVVDLLAEGGRAVGVLTATGERVLGDEVVLAAGSWTNELLAATDRVLPFARVIASRLTTAPFGLGEVPTLMIPELDGLWIREHLGGLTYGNGVGYEALAVRDSPADRRPDRPDLVETMREHLSPIVSELIPAAAPVVDDAEAVQGIVSYTADRRFIAGSVPELDGLFVVAGDNESGVTHGPGLGRMLAELIVTGESPFVDASRYAPGRFPSRPFADEAAVAAAMPARRAVDARAAATTRVTTESGLPAESGR; this comes from the coding sequence GTGACCGACCCCCGCCCCGCAACCACCGTCATCGTCGGCGCCGGCCTCTTCGGCCTGGCGACCGCCGTCCACCTCGCCCGAGCCGGGCGCCGCGTGACGGTCCTCGAGTCGGGCACCGCCGTCGGCGCCACGACCGCAGCGGGAGCGGGCTTCGTCGGCCTCTGGGCGGCGGGCTACGCCTGGTACTGGGACGAGTCGGAACTCGCCCTCGAGCAGGCCGGCCTCGACTTCTACCGCGGGCTCGACGCTGCCGGATACGACATCGGGCTGCGGAACACGGGCAACGTGTGGCTCGCCCTCACCGAGCAGGCCGTGCTCGACCACCTGCTGCCGTTCGCCGAGCACCCGCTCCGCCCCGAGGACGCCCGCCTGCTCACCGCCGTCGAGACCGCTGAACTCGTTCCGGGTCTCGACCCCGAAGCGATCGTCGGGGCGTTCATCCATCCCGACGGCATCCAGATCAGCGCGCCCGACGCCGGAATCGCGCTCGCGGCGCTCGCCCGGGCCGAGGGTGTCGAGATCATCGAGCAGACACCCGTCGTCGATCTCCTCGCCGAAGGTGGCCGAGCCGTCGGCGTGCTGACCGCCACCGGCGAGCGCGTCCTCGGCGACGAGGTCGTCCTCGCCGCAGGGTCCTGGACGAACGAGCTCCTCGCCGCGACGGACCGCGTGCTGCCGTTCGCGCGGGTGATCGCGAGCCGCCTGACCACCGCCCCGTTCGGCCTCGGCGAGGTGCCGACCCTCATGATCCCGGAGCTGGACGGACTGTGGATCAGGGAACACCTCGGTGGTCTCACGTACGGCAACGGCGTCGGCTACGAGGCGCTCGCGGTGCGCGACAGCCCCGCGGATCGTCGTCCGGACCGCCCCGACCTCGTCGAGACGATGCGCGAGCACCTGTCGCCGATCGTCTCCGAGCTCATCCCGGCCGCCGCGCCCGTCGTCGACGACGCCGAAGCCGTGCAGGGGATCGTGTCGTACACCGCAGACCGCCGCTTCATCGCGGGGTCCGTCCCGGAGCTCGACGGGTTGTTTGTCGTGGCCGGCGACAACGAGTCCGGGGTCACGCACGGCCCTGGACTCGGCCGGATGCTCGCCGAACTGATCGTCACGGGTGAGAGCCCCTTCGTCGACGCGTCGCGGTACGCCCCCGGTCGGTTCCCGTCCCGTCCGTTCGCCGACGAGGCCGCCGTGGCCGCCGCGATGCCGGCTCGTCGGGCGGTCGACGCGCGCGCTGCCGCAACGACGCGCGTGACGACGGAGTCGGGCCTGCCTGCGGAGTCGGGCCGATGA